One window of the Trifolium pratense cultivar HEN17-A07 linkage group LG2, ARS_RC_1.1, whole genome shotgun sequence genome contains the following:
- the LOC123911499 gene encoding enolase, producing MAVTIKFVKARQIFDSRGNPTVEVDVTLSDGTFARAAVPSGASTGVYEALELRDGGSDYLGKGVLKAVDNVNTIIAPALLGKDPTKQTEIDNFMVQQLDGTVNEWGWCKQKLGANAILAVSLAVCKAGASTKRIPLYKHIANLAGNKTLVLPVPSFNVINGGSHAGNKLAMQEFMILPVGASSFKEAMKMGVEVYHHLKSVIKKKYGQDATNVGDEGGFAPNIQENKEGLELLKTAIAKAGYTGKVVIGMDVAASEFYDNKGKTYDLNFKEENNDGSEKISGDSLKNVYKSFVSDYPIVSIEDPFDQDDWEHYSKLTAEIGQQVQIVGDDLLVTNPKRVEKAIKEKSCNALLLKVNQIGSVTESIEAVKMSKQAGWGVMASHRSGETEDTFIADLSVGLATGQIKTGAPCRSERLAKYNQLLRIEEELGAAAVYAGSKFRAPVEPY from the exons ATGGCAGTAACGATCAAGTTCGTTAAAGCTCGTCAGATCTTCGATAGCCGTGGAAATCCAACCGTCGAA gTTGATGTTACTCTTAGCGATGGAACGTTCGCTAGAGCTGCTGTTCCTAGTGGTGCTTCAACAG GTGTCTATGAAGCTCTGGAATTGAGGGATGGAGGCTCAGACTACCTTGGGAAAGGTGTTCTAAAg GCTGTTGATAATGTGAATACGATTATAGCACCTGCTCTGCTTGGCAAG GACCCAACCAAGCAGACTGAAATTGACAATTTTATGGTACAGCAGCTTGATGGAACTGTTAATGAGTGGGGATGGTGCAAGCAGAAG CTTGGAGCAAATGCTATTTTAGCAGTGTCACTTGCAGTCTGTAAAGCTGGTGCTTCAACAAAGAGAATTCCTCTGTACAAG CATATTGCCAATCTAGCTGGGAACAAGACTCTGGTATTGCCGGTGCCTTCATTCAATGTTATCAATGGAGGCTCACATGCTGGAAACAAGCTTGCAATGCAG gaatttatgaTTCTCCCTGTTGGGGCATCTTCTTTCAAAGAAGCAATGAAGATGGGTGTAGAAGTATACCATCACCTGAAG TCTGTGATTAAAAAGAAGTATGGACAAGATGCTACTAATGTGGGTGATGAAGGTGGCTTTGCTCCTAATATTCAG GAAAACAAAGAAGGACTTGAGCTTCTTAAGACTGCCATTGCAAAAGCTGGTTATACTGGAAAG GTTGTAATTGGGATGGATGTTGCTGCTTCAGAATTTTACGATAACAAAGGCAAAACATATGACTTAAATTTTAAGGAAGAG AATAATGATGGATCAGAGAAAATCTCAGGAGACAGTTTAAAGAATGTGTACAAGTCCTTTGTGTCAGATTACCCAATTGTGTCTATTGAGGATCCATTTGATCAGGATGACTGGGAGCACTATTCAAAATTAACAGCTGAAATTGGTCAGCAAGTACAGATCGTTGGTGATGATCTCCTTGTTACAAACCCAAAG CGTGTGGAAAAAGCAATTAAGGAGAAGTCTTGCAATGCCCTTTTGTTGAAG GTGAATCAAATTGGTAGTGTAACTGAAAGTATTGAAGCTGTGAAAATGTCAAAGCAAGCTGGCTGGGGCGTCATGGCTAGTCACCGAAG TGGTGAAACTGAGGATACCTTCATTGCTGATCTCTCAGTTGGGTTAGCAACA GGTCAGATCAAGACCGGAGCTCCCTGCAGATCTGAAAGGCTTGCTAAGTACAACCAG CTTCTTAGGATTGAAGAGGAACTTGGTGCTGCAGCAGTCTATGCTGGTTCCAAATTCAGAGCCCCGGTGGAGCCCTATTGA